GATTGTCTGTGGGAATTGCCTCAGGGCACCGTTAAAGGAATGAATGTACCAGCATGGATTTTCTTATCAGATAAATTGTTAGCGCATGTCGAGGAGGGTGCAGTAGTGCAGGCTGCAAATGTTGCCTGCCTACCGGGAATATACAAGCATTCTATTGCACTGCCGGATATGCATTTCGGTTATGGTTTCCCCATAGGAGGTGTTGCCGCCTTGGATGCCCAAAGCGGGGGCCTTTCTCCAGGTGGAATTGGCTTTGACATCAACTGTGGCGTTCGCCTGCTAAGAACAGATTTAACATCTGATGCATTGAAACCGGTGATGAAGTCTTTAATAGCGGAGATATTCAATAATGTGCCCTCAGGCGTTGGCAAGGGTGGAAAGGTCAAATTTTCGACGCGAGAGATTTGCGAAGCGATTGAGATGGGCGCTGGGTGGGCAGTGGAAGAGGGCTATGGGACTGAGAGGGACCTAGAGCATTTGGAAGAAAAGGGTTGTATGGACTCAGCTAAATCAGAGAAGGCATCATCCAAGGCTATTCAAAGGGGTGAGCCCCAGCTTGGCTCCTTGGGAGCGGGAAATCATTTTTTGGAGGTCCAGAGGGTGGATAAAATATACCAGCCGGATATTGCAAAGGCCTTTGGCATCTCTCACGAAGATCAGGTTTGTGTGATGATTCATACTGGATCCAGGGGTTTTGGACATCAAGTTTGCACCGATTATCTTCGGATATTGGAGATGAAGTTTAGAAATGAAATATCAAAGCTACCTGATCGCGAATTGGTGTATGCCCCTGCTGGAACCAATGAATTTGATGATTATTTTGCAGCTATGAGTTGTGCAGCGAATTTTGCCTGGTGTAATCGACAGATGATAACTCACTGGGTGAGGGAAGGCATAGCTAAGGTTCTGGGCATATCACCGGACGAGCTTGATCTTAACATCATATACGACGTCGCACATAACATCGGTAAATTAGAGAAACATGTGATAGATGGCGAGCAGACCGAAGTCGTCGTGCACAGGAAGGGGGCAACTCGGTGTCTAGGTCCTGGTGCAGCAGACATACCAAAGGATTATCGCGATGTGGGCCAGCCCGTGCTGGTTCCAGGAGACATGGGCTCTGCTAGCTACGTTTTAGTAGGGACAAAACTGGCTGAAAAGGAGACCTTTTCTTCCGTCTGCCATGGAGCAGGGCGTATCATGTCGAGACATAGTGCGGTGAAAAAATTCAGGGGAGAAGACATAAAGGCGAATTTGGAAAGCAGGAACATATTCGTACGGTCCGCCAGCTTGAAGATTTTAGCAGAAGAAGCGCCCGACGTATATAAAGACATCAATGAGGTCGTTAGGGTTTGTGAAGTAGCTGGCATAAGCAAGACGGTTGCCAAATTAGTGCCAATGGGTGTGATGAAGGGATGATCCTTCTTTTATTTTTCAGTAGGTTTTCCTGTTTGATAGGTTTCTTTTCTAATTTTTAGTTTATAAAGTAATTTTAGATGATTGATTCCCTAAATTTTAAATCAAAACCATTTTCTCTTTTTAAAGTAAAGAACCATAGATGCACTCAACAAAATCATAATAAAAATCATTATCCAAAAACCGTATATAAAACTTGAACCTGGCAGATTTGTAAAATTAGTTCCATAAATTCCTGAAATTACGGTTAAGGGCAAAGCAATTGTAGCAATAATACTCAATACTTTCATTACTTCATTCATGCTATTGGAAACAGCTGACATATATGCGTCAAAAGTATTGCCTACAGCTTCCCTATAATTGTCAATGGAATCTGAAACTTTTATTGAATGATCGTAAATGTCTCTGAAATAAGGAATGGCATTTTGGGGTATGAACTTGTAGTCATTTTTAGCAAGAAATGATATTTTCTCCCTCTGTGGTAATGTGATCTTTTTTATTTCTACTATCTGCCTTTTTAACTTGAGGGTACTGCTTAACAATTCGGGTTTTGGCTTTTTTGCTATCTCTTCTTCAATGGTTTCAATTAAGTCGTCAATCTTTTCCAATGCGGGAAAATAATTATCAACTTCATTATCCAAGAGCTTATGGAAAAGAAAAACATTTCCTTTTTCGAATAGTTCGCTTAACCTCTCTTTATCATTTTTTAATTTATTATAGGATTCAATATCCTTTTTATGATTGGTTATTAGAAAGTTATCTCCTATTATATAATCCAATTCAACCATTTCAATGGATTCTAGGCTTGCTATTCCATAGAACACGCAAAATAAATAATGTGGAAAATCTTCAACTTTCACCCTAATATTTGAGTTAAAAAGGTCTTCAGCAGTCAATGGATGAAGCTCAAATGTTTTTTGTATTAGCTCTTTCTCTTCTTCAGAAATATCCGTAATATCGATCCATAATTGTTTATTTTTGATATTTTTTAAATCTGAAATTTTAGCTTTTTGTACACCGTTTTCATAAAAAAATATCTCTATCATCAAGTAAAGTTATTGTTTGTATATTATATATAAATCTTTTTTTATGTGAGTAGGGCTGAAGAATCATCCAAGGAATGGCTATTTTAAAATATATTTTTGGAACGTTAAACCTTTCTTTGATTAAGGTTTTTGAGTGACCAGATCATTCATAAAAAATAGTTAAGATCCAATCTGGCAAGACTCAAACCATTCGACGTTTAACAGGGTCTTATGGATTTTTTTGATACGTTCCTTTGGTCCCTCTATTAAGAATGTTGAGGAAAGCTCCCCCTTTTCCTTATTTATTTCTAAAGTTATCAACTTATATTTTTTCACTCCGTTTTCTTTTAAAACTGCGATTATCTCTTTTTCGTCAATTATTTTATTCGTACACACAACTATTTTTTGTTGGTAGGAGCCTATCCCTTTTTTAGCAAGAATTTGGTCAAATAGGATGACCACCCAGATTATCATATAGAGATTAAACCCAATCCGATACTGCCCAAGGCCAATAATGAGACCTAAAATTGCAAATAACCAAATACTGGCTGCTGTTGTGAATCCAAAAATTTTATCGGTAGTTCTTATTAATGCACCAGCACCTAAGAATCCAATACCTGTTACGATGGCTCCAAGTAAAGGAAATGGATTAGTAGAGTCTACATCCATTGCTATTATTGCTAAAGCACAAGAGCCCGCAGATACAAAAATGAAAGTGCCAAATCCGATTGGTTTATGGGACCTCTGCCTTTCTAGACCAAATATTAATGCCATTATGAAGGTGATAGTTAGTCTTAAGATTATTATGGAAGTTTTCATGGTGATTCCCCTTTCTGTAGAACTATTTAAAGTTATTTAAAAAAGGAGGTTTGCACCTAAAGTCGGTTTTGACCTTAAAGTCGGGAGTCTGACCCTAAAGTCGGGATTCCTCCCTACTTTAGGTGCAAAGCTCATTAAAGGAAAAGATTTATTAGCTAGATTAATAGATAAAAAGAAGTATAAATAAGGAGAATTATTCCATGGAAGAGCCCATAAAAATAGGGTGACGAAAGTTCCTCAAATCTCTTGCTATTGCCGGTGCAGTAGCAACTATGGGGATTTCTGGATGTATGTCTTCTCCAGAGACTACACCAGCCACAACACCTACACCAAGACCTGCAGCAGAGCCAACGCCGACATCAAAAACTACAACTAAAGAATTTACAGAAACTAAACTCTGTCCAAAATGTAAGAACAACTACATGGTCCTTCAAGACAAAAACGGTGTACTGTGGTGGGTGTGTCCTGATGCTGCATACTGTGGATACACTGAAAAAGTAACTGAGCCAGAAATTTTGAGAAAGTATGGTTATACAAATTAAATCACATCGATTAAAAGTTGTAAATCACCAACATCAAGACGGCTCTTTTTATAGGATTCAGTATCTCGTTATATGTTACATTACTATAGGAACAGATTAGTTTATACCATATCTAACCTCATAAACCAGAAATCCTCACCTAAAAGAGCCTTTAACCTCTTTCTTTGACCTTAACTCATGATACTCGCACTCAGGGCAAACAAACTCGTCGAGGATGAATTCCAGGTCAGCACCGCAATTTGGGCATTCTTTCTTCATAAGCTCTCATATATCAAGGAGTACTTGAGCGATCCACATCCCATCGATCTGCTTGATTTCCATGCTGTGATACGTGCAAGCCTTTACATCTGTCTTCGTTATATGCTTAGCCGGATCGATGGGCTCACCTGAAACTTTTGCGCTAAGCCTCATCTGATTTTCATCTATCCGAACGTCAAATCTGGAGAAAGCGAGACCCTCAGCATCGACGTAGAATAGCAATTCGTTAAGCCACTCGAACATCAATGATTTTAAATCCTCGCCCTGAACCTTTATCTCTTTCACCACTATTGACTTGACGTTCTCAGTATCGATTATGACTTCAAACATCGCCAGGGCAGCATTGGCAAAAACCTCCTCTAAAGTTCTTCCATAGGCTTTGAAACATATGTCTGCTGTAGCAAATCCCAGAAACTCAAATTTTTTCATGCTGATATCTCACCATTTATGTTTATTAATGGCCGTGCCCTATCCTAAAAATCTTTGGATATGAACTATTTTCAGAAATTGTTTAAGATCAAATCTCCTAAAGAGAGTGAGATTTAGATAATCTAGAGATAAGTGCATCTCCTTAATTTTTTGTGAGGGATACCTTTGAAGCTGCCCTTTCTCGTAACTTCTCAAGTCTTTTATGAATGTCGTTCCAGTGACTACCTTCCCAATAAACTTTTCCACAGCTGTCGCAGATCCAAAAATCAATTCCATCTTCAACCAAATCCTCTGGAATGTAATCCTCCTTCTTCAGCATGCCTAATTCGTTGGACCGAATTTTTCTGGTAAGTGCATTGCATATCGTGCATCTGGTCATCTTTGGTTCCAGGTCGATATCATAGTTAGATGACATCTCTTCCAATTGTTCCATGATTGAATCGGAGCTGATCAAACAAACTTGGACACCAGCCCTTTCTGCCATCGATCCCAGTGTTTTGTCTCTTGTGACCAATATCCTTTTATGCCCTGCAAACTGAATTAAAAACTCATCCTCTTTGCTCTCTAAGGCAAAATCGCTCGCGCTGACGGTATCATATCCCAGTAGGCGGAGCCATGTAGTTAATCTACCCAACATTTGATCTACTATGAATTTCATCTTTCGTTCTTGGGTTGTTTCATCCCATCTTTTTGACTTTCCCTTCTGATTTCCAGAGCCACTAGCTCATAACATGGTTTCATTAAAGGCACATAAAATTGTCGTCATCTTAATGCCAACGGTTCCTCTAGTAAAAGTATCATCAGAGTCTCAAAAATACTATCAAGTAGAAAAAATTTCTTAAAAGTGAAAAAGGATGTTATATGTACGAGACCAAACTGACGATTGTAAGAGATGAGTGAGGCGATAGTGTTAAATACGAAGGTAAATAAATGTGATTTCAGAAAACTGATTTTGTTAATTTTAGTCAGGTGAATAGATATGAGCGTTGAACAATACAAAGGTACTACAACGGTTGGACTAGTTTGTGATGATGGCGTTGTTTTAGCTACTGAAAGACGGGCAACTATGGGTAATTTCATCGCAAGCAAGGATGCCAAAAAAATATATCAGATCGACGATCGAGTGGGCATGACCACCGCAGGCATGGTTGGAGATGCACAAACCCTAGCAAGAACTATTGCGGTGGAGTCCAAGCTCTATAAAATACGGAGACAGGAGCCGATGACCATAGGTGCTATAGTAACGCTGCTATCCAATATACTAAGTGGTAATAGGTATTTTCCATACTACGTACAACTAATCATAGGTGGCGTGGATAAAAAAGGCCCCAATCTATATTCATTAGATGCGTTTGGCGGTCAGCTCACAGAAAAAAAGGCTGTTGCAACAGGATCCGGCTCACCGATTGCATACGGTGTCTTAGAGGACAGATATATGGATAATATGCCAATAGATGAGGGTGTTACCCTTGCAATACGTGCCTTACATACGTCTATGAAGCGAGACTCAGCTTCTGGTGACGGTATAGATGTGGTGAAGATCACATCAAAGGGGTATGAAACCGTGGATGAGGCAGATATCTCTAACATAATAAAAGAACTAAAATAGCCTGTTCTTTTGAAGGAAAATTAAATGTCAGTAGAAGAAGTTCTCAATGAACTTAAAGTAAGAGTCCAAGAGA
The genomic region above belongs to Methanocellales archaeon and contains:
- a CDS encoding RtcB family protein, encoding MKENLEKLGDCLWELPQGTVKGMNVPAWIFLSDKLLAHVEEGAVVQAANVACLPGIYKHSIALPDMHFGYGFPIGGVAALDAQSGGLSPGGIGFDINCGVRLLRTDLTSDALKPVMKSLIAEIFNNVPSGVGKGGKVKFSTREICEAIEMGAGWAVEEGYGTERDLEHLEEKGCMDSAKSEKASSKAIQRGEPQLGSLGAGNHFLEVQRVDKIYQPDIAKAFGISHEDQVCVMIHTGSRGFGHQVCTDYLRILEMKFRNEISKLPDRELVYAPAGTNEFDDYFAAMSCAANFAWCNRQMITHWVREGIAKVLGISPDELDLNIIYDVAHNIGKLEKHVIDGEQTEVVVHRKGATRCLGPGAADIPKDYRDVGQPVLVPGDMGSASYVLVGTKLAEKETFSSVCHGAGRIMSRHSAVKKFRGEDIKANLESRNIFVRSASLKILAEEAPDVYKDINEVVRVCEVAGISKTVAKLVPMGVMKG
- the corA gene encoding magnesium/cobalt transporter CorA translates to MIEIFFYENGVQKAKISDLKNIKNKQLWIDITDISEEEKELIQKTFELHPLTAEDLFNSNIRVKVEDFPHYLFCVFYGIASLESIEMVELDYIIGDNFLITNHKKDIESYNKLKNDKERLSELFEKGNVFLFHKLLDNEVDNYFPALEKIDDLIETIEEEIAKKPKPELLSSTLKLKRQIVEIKKITLPQREKISFLAKNDYKFIPQNAIPYFRDIYDHSIKVSDSIDNYREAVGNTFDAYMSAVSNSMNEVMKVLSIIATIALPLTVISGIYGTNFTNLPGSSFIYGFWIMIFIMILLSASMVLYFKKRKWF
- a CDS encoding MgtC/SapB family protein — translated: MKTSIIILRLTITFIMALIFGLERQRSHKPIGFGTFIFVSAGSCALAIIAMDVDSTNPFPLLGAIVTGIGFLGAGALIRTTDKIFGFTTAASIWLFAILGLIIGLGQYRIGFNLYMIIWVVILFDQILAKKGIGSYQQKIVVCTNKIIDEKEIIAVLKENGVKKYKLITLEINKEKGELSSTFLIEGPKERIKKIHKTLLNVEWFESCQIGS
- a CDS encoding archease produces the protein MKKFEFLGFATADICFKAYGRTLEEVFANAALAMFEVIIDTENVKSIVVKEIKVQGEDLKSLMFEWLNELLFYVDAEGLAFSRFDVRIDENQMRLSAKVSGEPIDPAKHITKTDVKACTYHSMEIKQIDGMWIAQVLLDI
- a CDS encoding Mut7-C RNAse domain-containing protein, producing the protein MKFIVDQMLGRLTTWLRLLGYDTVSASDFALESKEDEFLIQFAGHKRILVTRDKTLGSMAERAGVQVCLISSDSIMEQLEEMSSNYDIDLEPKMTRCTICNALTRKIRSNELGMLKKEDYIPEDLVEDGIDFWICDSCGKVYWEGSHWNDIHKRLEKLRERAASKVSLTKN
- the psmB gene encoding archaeal proteasome endopeptidase complex subunit beta, with protein sequence MSVEQYKGTTTVGLVCDDGVVLATERRATMGNFIASKDAKKIYQIDDRVGMTTAGMVGDAQTLARTIAVESKLYKIRRQEPMTIGAIVTLLSNILSGNRYFPYYVQLIIGGVDKKGPNLYSLDAFGGQLTEKKAVATGSGSPIAYGVLEDRYMDNMPIDEGVTLAIRALHTSMKRDSASGDGIDVVKITSKGYETVDEADISNIIKELK